The region TACAACGATCTCACGATAGAGATAGTTGTTTAGATCTCAACAGTTCTTTTACGTTTTTCATCTTTATTCTCAGAGTAAAACCTACTCAGGACCAAAAGAGCCAGAAGAAAAATTGTATCACTAACATAACATCAACACTTTGAAATTTGTGGGCTGGAAAAGTGTTTAGAAGGAAATCCCAAATCTTTGTAGTTGTTTCAAAATGTCTACATATTGCAATTTAAGATGTATTGTTCATGTTACTTGTAAGCCAAAAGTAGCATATTATGTCATTTCAAGGCCATCTTGTTTCATTGATTTCGCCTTCGGTTAAATTTTGCATTTGTTTTACTGAGTTATAAAGTTTGTGTGTAAGCAAATATGGTATTATGTGCGCTCAAGATAGTCACTCTCTGGAtgtaattaatatattcaaaGACATAATTACTGTGAAGCTGGcccaatctaattaaaatccgGTGTAGTGTACCCGTCGCGATTTCTTTTGGttgttacgtttactgttgtttgttcttttgtgagcgctcgttACATACAACGAGCGCTCACACAAGAaaaaacgacagtaaacgtaacagccaaaaagaaatcgcgatgtgtacactacatctgattttaatcagattggagcTGGCCATGCTCAAGAAATCGACTTCATCATAGAGACGGTAGTTCTATAGGATTATGACGGATCGTTAACAAGTCATCAACGTCACAGCAGAAGAAATTGAGTTGAGTAACGTAATGATGGAATATGGAATACTGGgcagtaatatatatatcacatacatacatacatacatacatacacacatacagacatacatacatacatacatacatacatacatacatacatacatacacacacccacagACTTATTTTAAACCCATATTTTATTACAGCATTTGCAAACCGTTTATTGACAAAGATACCAAGTAACAATTTGAGAGTTGTTTTAAACGgatatgtctttatttacacACAACTACGGACGGATATTAAGAGCATTAAGATAATGTGTTGCAGTACTTGTGAATGAACTTGACCTTGAAAAATACATTGTCAGgtattaattaataattaattaacaatgtaAGATTGTAATGGATATATGAATGATACATtttctatatgtatatacacattgtAAGATGGCCTATCAACAAATTTAAACTTGAACTTGCCCACCTCGCATCTTAATAAGGAATGATTAAAATTAAtgcaaaatatgtatatctttaTACAGTTTAGTGTAAGCTTGTGAACTTTCTTTATATACAGTTTTCGGTATGGTCACTTCAAATTTCGATAAggcaaataaaatataccaaacACATTGGATCGGAGTATATACGTATTATGAGAGCTcagtgaaaatgaacaatattggACTAAACCCTAAGTAATGAcgaagactacatatatgtggCTGCCAGCGCCATTTTGAACACAAGATCCAACGAGTTATTCATTTACATAGCAGAGATAGTATTAAGtcttaaaatgtgtaaaaatctCATAGGCTAGCAGATAAGTCCCTATTTTAGGCTGAACCTAAAGTTTTGGTCTAAAGTGTTTTTTAGTTGAGATAATAGACCATAgtgtacagtttaggaaaccgaCTGATTAGATGGCACCTTGAGCATTTTAAGATTTTGAAGATTTGAACTCTGACACTTACAATTTTTGAGAATCCTGTAAATAAATAGCATTATAATTTACCATTGTAGTTCAGCACATATGTGTAGAGATAAAAGCGCCAAGTTTTAAGCTAGTGTTCAACCCATGGATTATAAGTAGCCATGGCCCTCCTTGCATACATTAAAAATGGCCACCATTTCAGGATGGATGTCATGCTGATTGAATATTTCACAGTATAGTGTCCTTCACTCATCCGTTCccatattttataataatattacctTTCCGCTATGcattaaattgaaaataatattaaaattctGAAACAAAACCTTGCTATGTGCTTAAATGCAATAGCGTTCGAGTACACCCGAGATGCGATGTGGTTGTCAATAGTAATGTACATAAAACAGTTCAACAGTGTTTGGTAAAATTGTACACTTTGAATCCATAAATACTATACACATTGGCATACAAGgacattgcattgataaatacaaacacaatgaAAATACTTTCTATAGTACATTACTAGCCAAACAGTATTCGTAAATGACAATATGAATAAGAATATGAATGTGGGGACAATGTTTACGTTGTAGTTACAGTTGTATTGTTGTTCTCCAGAAGATCCGACAGGTAACGCAACCTGGTGTGCAAATACATCAAATAACAATGGAAACGAATCTgtttattatatgtattgttATCTCTCAATGTATTGCTTATCTCTGTAAATACAAGTGAAGTGTCACACGTTACTAGAACAGTAAACATTCTTGGCATTGTAAAACAGGCCAGGTCACATAACGCTGTGTCATAAGGTAAGTAGGTTAAAGACTGTATGAACTAAATACTAACAATCAGTAAAACAGTGaggaaaaaaaaagtgtgttacCCCGACCAACCCTAGGTTAGACcctaaacattttaaaacaaaaagataagaagtTCTTTgccttcttgaccttcatgcacgtctAATCTGTTTTCTTTTCCCAGTGTTATTTCTTCAAACTATCTCAGAAGGGGTATTCATACAGACATTTCGTTTagttttgggtcgaagcaataattttcaaaaataaaagcatttaaaaagataaacatataataaaataaaaacccaaattACCTACACTATTCTCAGAGGCCATGTTATCTGATACACACAATTTTCGCCTGAATAacatatagtataatatataatacataagTTGGAGACTGACACTTTTTCAACAGTACTCCAACGTGATACCTTACATCAATACTATCTACTTATCCTTGGAAATGAAGCTTTCCGATTTTAGCCACAGCAGGAGTGACTTCTCTCTCTTGCTATCCACCGTTACCCACACGCTAACTCAAAGTCAACTTACCTTCTAATGTGCctagtcacatttacaatgtaatacctAGTCAACAGTGACCAAGCTTCTcaatattattgttgttgtgcAAAAAATTCGTACGCCCCCTTTTACCCCGGTACACCGGAACTTTGCAaacccctgtaacattcacatacctaggacagggttgtgcacatagctgtacctGCTCAGTGGAGCCACGGTGGCTTTACCACCTATGTTTACAATATCACTGTAgcagctctggccaacacactaggatctgcgcgatcacagaaacaagtgtaattttacccctttcacatatacttggctaaatacgtcaatattaacgatattatcgacattttattgtattctgatagaaacagtctgagacataactcgggaaacaaatgcctgtggtatttcccacagccatgtaccagctatgtgagccatgttagtcagatatgaacaaaagagttactacagggtattattccactATAGCTGTTACACGTATGTGTACAACTAAACTATGTGGTACGTGTGCAGTACACATACAGCTATGGTATAGTGGGATGTACAAAACTGTCGTGGAACAGAGGCAgtattccacatccatgcaACAGGCATACCTTTCACAACCATGCACCAGGATAtgtacaaggttccctgtgtaagTCTGATAAGAAAGGCAAATAAAGACAATGTGAGAGTAGATATTAAAACACTGCGAAATATATGACATATGAAAAATCCTTATTTACACGATTACACGGTCATTAGTCTACAGCAAAACTACAAGATTCATAAATACTATATAAAATCGAAGTaattgtaaatgtaacagcctCATCGTTATCCAcatttaatatacaatgattTATGCTAAAAGTTTGTGCAGTCGAGGTTACCTCTATTATGTAAACAGCATATACTACCATGATGTATACAAATAAAGGTTCTGTGAACTTCGCTCAAATATGTTgttatatatttacacatttaatatttacacgCACATCTTATGCAACATATATACCCTGTTTAACGGTCAAGCTTAGATAGGAATCACCTATTCaacacatgtattcatatattgAACTGAATTAGTATTtaacacagtctgtaactgggGTAAATCAAGTATTCGGCTGATGTATTACGTATTCAATGTACATAAAGCACTAAAACTTATACTTAAGGGCATATCACCGTTGACAATGCATAAGGGCCACCTTACTTATTTCCATGTTTCTCGTAGTAAACACCTTTAAAGAATATTCGAAGATTGGTTCAgtaaaattttttaaaaaatatttaaaaaaaagtaaatgtatgtgtacatgttggtgttgcTTGCAAGTCAGTCCTACTTTAAACAATCTggatgacttagaaatgacgaTTAAAGGCAGAAGGAAACCATGAAACATTTGCTTGACTAAAATTTCCGCAAAGGCACGCCCCTGCAGGGTCGTCATCTTACCAACTTGCAACTGtgacattgtcatttttttctaatcctgtcgtagagggcgtcgagttttaaaaatcatttcagAAGTTGAAGGGGAATGTAGGATCGGTTGGATCATGAGAATCATGGGAAAAAGTAAGGACGTCCTGATAGTGGTAGTGTACGATGGATGACTGTACAAATAGGCGGGTTAAACGAGATTGTgactcattttcaatttttgattcTTCCCAAAAATTACGTCATATATTGCGTTATTTACCTCGTATTTTGAATATTAGGTGAGGATCTCATCAATTTATTGACATACGTTAACGTGTTTTACGTTGTTGGGATGATGAAATGCTGAAACCAAAATACAGCAGAAGAAACTAAGCAGTGTAGAAACGATAGTCTGACTGGATACAATTGTTGCGCATGTCCGTCTTCTCTTGCACTAGGGTGTTTTATAGTATTATCAATTATTGcatcagtctgtcattgtagtCAGGACCAGACCATTTGTGCTTGATATATTTCACACGCAGTGTacaatcatgacatgatgtatgtttttgttttgactgTCAAAATTATTACATGGATGTGCAGTGCTTTTCATGTTGTCCTTGTTTATGAAATCTCCGTCCCCGAGAGACAGATACGTGCAACAATTGATATAAATCACCCACTGTCAGAGACAAGTGAAACATTATTATTGTATCCTCTCTGTCGATTCTGCACAGCTTGCTTCCTCCTGCTGTAACCCTGCAAGCCGTACAGTTACAGACTGAGCACATGTTTGTAATGCATGTCTAAAACTTCACATTGAAACGAAATCTCCCACATACAGGCAATTCGCAGTAGCGACATTTACAGGCTTAATACATCAACCGAGATGAAGCTGGAAACAGTTTCTTGTTTCTCACGACGTTGTCAATGCCGGTAGTTTTCTTGTCTTCTTCATTTTACTGTCTTTCAACGAAATAGCTAGGGTCCAATCTTTGCCGTCACACTGCTCCGACACGTCGATATCACCGTAGTGTCTAAGGACGTAGCCGACCAGTCGCTCAATGCTGCCGATGAACGCATCCTCCGAGAAGTCACTGCTTGATACGTTTGCCTCTTTGAGTGCATCTGGAGCCTGAATTCTCACTGTTTGATATAAGGAGTGAAAAACCGTAAAATCAATCCAGAAGATCAAAGTAGTTCAGGGTATAAGGAATATATAGCACCGTGTTTCTAACAGTAACAATTCTAACATGTACACCAAACTACTAGTACATAAAATTTAATTCAAATTATTTGGTAATAAACGTAAATCTTCAATATTTCTAGATCTGGAGAAATACATTTTTGATTCACAGACCTATGTGTGTTGTCTCTAGAATTATTGACCCATAGACCGATAACAACCCCAGAAGTTGACAGTTAATCTGGTGTCCGTTTTGATAGAAATTTGTGAGTGAATAAAAAGGGAATCGTTTAGACAGTGATTTTGGATCGGAAAAGGGTATTCAGAAATTACAATAGGAACTGGTGTTCTAAAGAGTTATATGCAATTATAGTCCACGGTAATCTAATAAAGCTCGTGGATTATTTATACCACATATCACGCCATTGGGTTGGCTTGGGAATTCTATTCTCCGTTTTGGTTTGTGTGTATCGGGTGAGTAGGGACGAGACGATCTGACGTACTGATCGTGTACAATAACAGTGACAATGGGCAAAAAAGGACAAGTGAATTACGACCACTGATCTTACTAAAATCACCACATTTTATCGCCTGGTTCGACCAAAATTTTACTGGCACCGCtacattttctttcatttagTTTCATTATTTAATTGCATTTGCTATAGTCAGGTGATTAAAATTCAACAATTACCATTAATTTTTGATAGACTAAACGATAAAATTCAGCAATGTAAGCAAGATTTTTGTCACATCAGACAATGGTCTATTTCAGGCCAACTTGCTTCTATTGTAGTTACCTTTCGGTACTTGCTGGTTTGTAACATTTGGACCATTGTTTCGTGTAAACCCAATAGAACGGACAAATCTCTTCCAGATAAAGTCAACGATCTCATGCTCATTCGACTGTCTGTTGATGTCATTCTTAACGGCATGGATGCTTTGGTTTAGGATGGTCAGGAACATATTCATCAAAATCCAATACAGGCAGAGgataaagaagaaaaagaaaatcttGCTGAATACTCGATTTATGTCGTTGAGGGCGTTGTAATCAAACCTCCCAAGCATCATAGAAATCTGTGTTGCCATGGTCACGCTCATCGACGCGTAGTCCATGAGTGCCCTGCCGAAAACCAAGTAGAACACTTGACAGTATGCCAGGAATACGATTATCCAAATGACGCTGAAATACACGAGGTCCTTGAAGCAGTTCTTTAGAGTCATGCCAAGCATTGATATCCTCTTGTTGAACCGGAGCAGCTTCAGGAATTTGAGTACGGCGATGAAGAGTGAGATGGCCAGAATCCAGGTGAAGATCATGTCCCAGTACGCTAGGTGTTGGAAGTTTACAAACTTGGCTGATAATGAAAACAGACAACATTATGCTCGTTTAGCCTATGCAGgcaatatttgatataattgaTAACTTCAACTTCTGGACTGCTGTCAattatgtttgaaatgaaatattgatttcagaaacaatttttttagagaaatttgcaAATATACATTGGAATACAATCAAATCTTAATCCCAAACACCATACTTTTTTTCAACCGAAGAAAATACAGGGGCCTGCCACGTCGACTCGATGACGAAAAGTTATCAAATCCTTGGGCAAGGAgtgttttgaagaaaaatgttgcGTAATAATGAAATTTTATCAGCACAAGGATAACGTATGAAAGACCAGGAAGACTTTAAATGGTTTGACTACGAGCAaggcagaaccaatgacgtagacatgtgttgtcgtgacgtagaacaactAGGGTACGAATCCCATTTTTTTGTTAAACATTCGTGAAATCgctttacatatttacatagtgttgctgaaataatatatttacattatctAATTTCACAAGTAAAATCTGAATATTAAACATATTTGAAGGCATTATTAAAGCAAAACAACACCAATAGTAGATATTATGATGATAAAAGGCTGGTGGAGGGGTTTTTAATGGTGGCAGAGTGGGTTATTATGGTGATGGAGGGGATTGTGATGGTAGTTGTGGTGGTAGAGAGGATCAtgatggtggttgtggtgaCGTTGGAGAGGGATGATATTGGCAAAGGGAGAGACGACAGTGGTTAATGGAGGAATTTGTGATGGTAGTTTTGATGGTGTTAATGGTGACGGGAGAGGGCTGGCGCAGGTGGTTTGTGATTGCCATTTTGGTGGTGGTAAGGGTGATGTGAGAGGGAAGAGTAAGCTAGCTAGCCGTAGATCTAATGTGGCATGAACGATGAGAGTACACACGTTTTGTAGGTAGATACACCAGGTTGAAACGCTTCCAGTGTTGACTGCATAGTCGCTGTTAATTAACGCCAGTTTTGATTCATCCAACCCTTCTCATACCACCACCTcatgaaaaacataaaaaacCGACCCTTTTCGCGCGGACCCTCCCCGTATTACCGTCTATGGGACCGTCTCCTAACCTCAAAAGTTAACTAGTCTCGAACAAGACATCGCACatttatacttgtattataCTTACAATGGTCTTTATGGACCTCTTTCAATGCCAAAGTCGTGAAGATCTGTCTGAGGGCGTACATGGCAATCGTTGTTACACTAAAACAAACCAACACTGCCTCAACACAATTCCAGAAActcttgaaatatttcttcCTCTCTTTGCGTAATTTCAATATTTCGTTAATCAGGAAGAATGCTACAAAACCTACATAAACGAGCTGTCCCAACACAACAAAGATTGCTGCGGTTCCCACGTAGTTGTACAGACGGAATGTCGATATGGTCGGCGAAAGCAATCCACCACCGACTGTTGGAAGTTCAATCAGAAAGGTCACCAAACTGAACAAGTTGATGTTGGCGTTATACACAGTAAATTCGATAAAGATGGCACGTGTGTATCGGTCGTACCAGGAATTGTTTCTCAAGTATGTTGCAATTTCAAACGACCTTTCTCTGGTCGTTTCTAAAGTAGCAATATAGCCCCCTCCACCGTACAAATTATACTCGCCCCAGACTGGTAGACCATTCAACTCCATGGCATCGTGGTATAGCCATGGTGAGGTATCATTGACATTGTCATCGAACGAGGTTGTGTTCGAATCCAAAGGCGTCCACGCAACACCGAAGTTGTCTGTTTGTTCGGTATCGTAAATTTCATATTCTACACTGCATTCGTTGATGACTGTGTCCATTGGGCTCAGAATATCACATGTATCtgaaatataatatgataattgtgatatattttatgGTAGTGATTGACATTTTATCGTTGTAATGCTGcagtacttgaaaatttaacCATATAAATAAATTCTAATATAAATGCATGATGAAAAATATCCATCAATGGTTTGGAATAATATGGTGCAGCATTTTGCTGTATAACCACTCAACCAACCAGCCGTGAATGCCCTACTCTCTTATCAGATTTAATTTTTGCTGGCTCCCCCTCCTATTTCTTGGTCTCCGTTACTTTTATCTTTAAATGTCGTACCAGGTTTCACACGCAACTGGCGAATTCTGGCAGGTCCAACCCTGTAGGATTCTCTGTTTTTGATGAATCGTTTGTGTCTCCAATGCATTTCCTCTCCAGTATAGTACATTTTCGCATACAGGCCCGGAATGAGTGAAGCTTCTATCCAATCCCACAATACTGCTGGATTTGTCTGTTATTAGAATAAAAAGGTATTAGCTGCAATATCTATTTAAACAATCAGCCAAATTCACCCCTCTTTGTGACTTTTTGTAACCTTAAAAAGCGTTCAagataatacatatataaaaaaatggAATGAGATTTTCAAACATAAACAGAATGCATAAGACACGATTGCAAGTTCAAAGATAGGaggatgtgacgtcatcaattcCCAGAatgaccactagagggcaggTCAAAATGGGCAATATGGCGATATATATGAACTTGAAAAACATTTTAGTTGAAAGTTATACAGACAGTTCAATGTAAAAAGTGatttaaatcaataaatcaaacatCTCATGAATCTCAACTTGTTCCTTGGATAAACATCTTTAATATGAAGTTGATCCCCTCCCTGACTCCCACCAAAAATAAAGGAATGAAAAGAAAATCTAAAAATACTAGAGATGGATATTGTACATCTAATGCAGACTCTGAGTGTACACACTATGGATGTTTACCAGTCCTATCTACTTCTTAGCAAGCAAAAGATATACAACATTTACCAATTGATTACAAAGAAGATTTGTTTAAAACAGGTATGACAAAAAAGATGAATATATCATCTTTAGAGTGTGTagaaaaataaactatttctaTTTTGTCTGTCTAAATTTGGTTGTTTAGTCATCTTTGAGTTCTTACCCGGGATAGTCCATCGAAGTTTATTTTAGCCTGGAAGAATAAACATCATGTAATGTTATTGCAACATGTTGGCAACAAACCATAGAAGGGGAGAGCATCTCTCCAAAGTCTATGAACAAACTTAGTATTTTGCTCAATTCagttattaataaaaaaaatctgaagAAAACACTTGTCACAAACCACATTATCAGGTGAGAATGCATCATTAATTAACTGTACAAACATAATCAGTTTGAACTCATGGTAGTTGTAACCTTAAGCGTACAGCACGCACAGACATGTACAGAAGAGATTCAAACTACCAACACGTATTTGCATTTGGTGTCAGTTGTAAACCTTTAACATTCGTGAATGATTCCCACACTTATCATCAAAGCTAACTGACTCGAAATTATTTGAATTATGATGTAATCTGGGAGTACTGACCATTTTGTGTtcagtttcaaaaaatatctGGTGAATGGAGTTGGTCATGACGTAGGAATTTGGATCCCTATTGGTGTAGCAAAGGCTCAGTAGAACGACAACAAAGATACCAAAGATGGCGATTTCTCGTATGATGCTTTGCATCTTTAGTTCACTCAGACGTTCTTTTCTTAAAGCCTCCAACTTGTCACCTTTGGGAGGTAGCAGAGATGTCTTCTTAAAAGCCTCTGAAAAATAAAAGTCAGTGAAAAATTTAAAGGGCAAGTCCAAAGTCAAGCAAATCAgaacaaataaagaaaagatCAAGGATTGCTGAAATATATATGTCAAACAAGATGCCAAACTTTGCGTACAAATAACAGCCGCTTCATTCTCAGTTTGTTTCTCCAAAACCTGCActatacaatacacattaggCAAGAGTCTTACATTCATGTTtacacatttgtaaacaaaatgtgatttgCATCGGCTTTTAAAGCAAAGTGTGTctatgaaataaactgtttaaactgTTGTTATTACTTTGTTCTCGGTTAAAACCAAGAAAAGGACAGGAGGGAATGGCAattgtttctatggtaacataAAGACTCACCGGCTTGACTAGATGGACTGTGAATGTACTCTTCATCCGGCTTCAGTTTATTGGCTTTGACCTTTGTGGTATTTGTGTCTTCGTCGTCGTCATCAGTTACTTTCTTCATGAAGCATGAAAAGAAGACGGCGATGACGATAACCTGAAATCATGACAACGATATAACACGTGCTTCAATATTCAGTCGCAATTGATATATTAATAATGGGTTTAAGAGTTTATGCAAACGGAGGGACGATTTAGGAAAGAAACCAAAAACATTGTGTCAATCACAATTCGAATATCAATTCAGTAAAAAGTCATCAGAAGGGTTGGGAATACCTTTCAATTTTCGTTTGATATTTTTATCCAATAGAATTAAACTAAGGTGGTTTTGAATTTTGGAGATCTATTTGCCTTCAAAAATCTCGGTTGGCCCATTTCAGCGAaaatgttgggggggggggattcaaTCCAAGTGTCTTACATTGATGATATCTTAATGGAGCCAAGGCTTTATTCTTTCGTTCTGGAGAAACGTTTTCTATATAATGCCAGTCGTCTGTTTTTCACACCGAAATTTAATCATAATCTGAACTACATGGGTTGTCTTCGAAGTGAGTGAATAGCAACTAACCTGTACAGGCTGTGTAACCAACACAGACAGTGAAAACGATAGGATGATAGATACCAACCACTGCTCCGACTTCTGAGAGCCCCACTCCATGCTGTACAGGATAACGAAGAACGACGAAGCT is a window of Glandiceps talaboti chromosome 5, keGlaTala1.1, whole genome shotgun sequence DNA encoding:
- the LOC144435369 gene encoding polycystin-1-like protein 2, whose protein sequence is MNISGIPGDISIFLDNDQSRVETFDAVFESIDDTYYHIFRVSRKETSLNIAVNQSFPFHLTLFMKYGEVPNSLDYDFTCDLPRHISNDENLWEDLTEELRYTCFIPSTQLNAFGTYYIALAITDGLQERSKSTFSGPVTCTLSIYTSSCLYWHETTEKWTTDGCRVGNLTTMQSTQCLCNHLTSFASDFFIPPNSIDFSTVFKKFDVVNNAAVFSTVIALLGLYLLLLIWARRKDKLDVMKWGVTPLADNNPYDKYFYEIAVYTGMRRGAGTKSKVSFMLSGDEEDTGIRRLDDNKRNLFKRGCIDHFVMAVPSCLGPLSYIRIWHDDSGKGEHGSWYLSRIMISDLQTGQKYFFLCDKWLAVEYEDGLIDRLLPVAGREDLVNFNQLFYHSARKNLSEKHLWFSVISRPNKSSFTRVQRLSCCLSLLYCSMIASSMWYRAEERANKVFSVAIGPFIVTSFELYVSIMTNVVVFPVNFIIVEIFRRSRPGTTSLTKWLKRRKTRPVSATFDVLFNDTEEKQTSKKKKKKFTLPHWCLYFGWALCILTILASSFFVILYSMEWGSQKSEQWLVSIILSFSLSVLVTQPVQVIVIAVFFSCFMKKVTDDDDEDTNTTKVKANKLKPDEEYIHSPSSQAEAFKKTSLLPPKGDKLEALRKERLSELKMQSIIREIAIFGIFVVVLLSLCYTNRDPNSYVMTNSIHQIFFETEHKMAKINFDGLSRTNPAVLWDWIEASLIPGLYAKMYYTGEEMHWRHKRFIKNRESYRVGPARIRQLRVKPGTTFKDKNTCDILSPMDTVINECSVEYEIYDTEQTDNFGVAWTPLDSNTTSFDDNVNDTSPWLYHDAMELNGLPVWGEYNLYGGGGYIATLETTRERSFEIATYLRNNSWYDRYTRAIFIEFTVYNANINLFSLVTFLIELPTVGGGLLSPTISTFRLYNYVGTAAIFVVLGQLVYVGFVAFFLINEILKLRKERKKYFKSFWNCVEAVLVCFSVTTIAMYALRQIFTTLALKEVHKDHSKFVNFQHLAYWDMIFTWILAISLFIAVLKFLKLLRFNKRISMLGMTLKNCFKDLVYFSVIWIIVFLAYCQVFYLVFGRALMDYASMSVTMATQISMMLGRFDYNALNDINRVFSKIFFFFFILCLYWILMNMFLTILNQSIHAVKNDINRQSNEHEIVDFIWKRFVRSIGFTRNNGPNVTNQQVPKVRIQAPDALKEANVSSSDFSEDAFIGSIERLVGYVLRHYGDIDVSEQCDGKDWTLAISLKDSKMKKTRKLPALTTS